A window of the Cannabis sativa cultivar Pink pepper isolate KNU-18-1 chromosome X, ASM2916894v1, whole genome shotgun sequence genome harbors these coding sequences:
- the LOC115702579 gene encoding J domain-containing protein APJ1-like: MAWMIGDGEDSCEASQEVLLVEEAKKKFQAIQQAYSVLSDENKRFMYDVGVYDSDDDESGMGDFLSEMAVMMSQTKPNQESGEETFEELQQLFEDMFQGNSDAFGSSNSTSYCETSTTSSTSYASYNCESSSSSNKRSSTDMNNGIRTNGNDSSSGFAAHLQSFCVGVS; this comes from the exons ATGGCGTGGATGATCGGTGATGGAGAAGACTCCTGCGAAG CTTCGCAGGAAGTCCTCTTGGTGGAGGAAGCCAAAAAGAAATTCCAGGCCATTCAACAAGCCTATTCTG TTTTATCAGACGAGAATAAGAGGTTCATGTACGACGTCGGAGTCTACGATAGCGATGATGACGAAAGT GGTATGGGTGATTTTTTGAGCGAGATGGCTGTAATGATGAGTCAAACAAAGCCTAAT CAGGAAAGTGGGGAAGAAACCTTTGAAGAATTGCAGCAACTATTTGAAGATATGTTTCAAGGGAACAGTGATGCATTTGGATCAAGTAATAGTACTTCCTACTGCGAAACCTCAACGACATCTTCGACGTCCTATGCATCTTATAATTGTGAAAGTTCAAGTTCCAGTAATAAACGTAGCTCCACCGATATGAACAATGGAATTAGGACAAATGGGAATGATTCTTCTTCAGGCTTTGCTGCTCATCTTCAGAGCTTTTGTGTGGGGGTTAGTTAG
- the LOC133032214 gene encoding L10-interacting MYB domain-containing protein-like — MEKEKNICTKSDVAVPRGKAIWNSESVNFFLEFCIKEVDDGHRPTTYLDKIGYQNLITNMKKATERDYTRAQLKNKWDGLKNEWKLWKQLKGKETGLGWSMQKNTIDATEDWWNSKLQTHPDAAKFRIRGIEPEVEEKLDKIFMNTVATGEHAWTPSSGIIPHSAKSLLMILKPYMNNLRVVMMI; from the exons atggagaaagaaaaaaatatttgtacTAAAAGTGATGTAGCAGTACCACGAGGTAAAGCAATATGGAATTCTGAGAGTGTGAATTTTTTCTTGGAATTCTGTATCAAAGAGGTTGATGATGGGCATCGTCCTACTACTTATTTAGATAAAATTGGGTATCAAAACTTGAttacaaatatgaaaaaagCAACTGAAAGAGATTACACTAGAGCCCAGCTGAAAAATAAGTGGGATGGATTGAAAAATGAATGGAAGCTTTGGAAGCAACTCAAGGGAAAAGAAACTGGTTTAGGATGGAGTATGCAAAAAAATACAATTGATGCAACTGAAGATTGGTGGAATAGTAAATTACAG ACTCATCCTGATGCTGCAAAGTTTCGCATTCGGGGAATTGAACCAGAAGTAGAGGAAAAATTAGATAAGATTTTTATGAACACTGTTGCTACAGGAGAGCATGCTTGGACACCTTCATCTGGAATAATTCCACACAGTGCGAAAAGCCTTTTAATGATACTGAAACCTTACATGAACAACTTGAGAGTAGTGATGATGATCTAG
- the LOC115702577 gene encoding protein ALP1-like: MADTDDEIELQSVYVATYLVQHYYTTYIEKTPCMNSSQTGHMWLMEILQGNESRCYRMFRMEKYVFIKLCNELEANYGFEGSKRMGTLEILGMFLFTLGHGAGNRLTQERFQHSGETVSRYFNKVLDVLCHMSIDVLKPLDPKFRDVPEEILKDSRYMPHFKNCIGAIDGVHVNAVIPPEDQVPFVGRKGVPTQNVMAICNFDMQFIYAYAGWEGSAHDTRIFYSALRDSTSNFPKPPQGKYYLVDAGYPQITGFLGPYKGQRYHLPQFQRGSRPTGYKEVFNQAHSSLRSVIERTFGVWKKRWKILRDMPSYPYQKQVKIVIASMTLHNYIRRHAQRDRHFEKIRDNPNYCASDQTNIEDEDETTRASNLNEIDNIRDLIAASLIGHN, from the exons atggcAGACACCGATGACGAGATTGAGTTACAATCGGTGTATGTAGCTACATACCTTGTTCAACATTATTATACAACATACATTGAAAAGACTCCTTGTATGAATTCTTCTCAAACTGGTCATATGTGGTTGATGGAAATATTACAAGGAAATGAAAGTAGATGTTATAGAATGTTTAGGATGGAAAAAtatgtttttattaaattatgcaATGAATTGGAAGCTAATTATGGATTTGAGGGTTCAAAAAGGATGGGTACTCTTGAAATTTTAGGCATGTTTTTATTTACATTAGGTCACGGCGCTGGAAATCGATTAACACAAGAGCGATTCCAGCACTCAGGAGAGACAGTTAGTCGATATTTCAACAAGGTTTTAGATGTTTTATGTCATATGAGTATAGATGTATTAAAACCACTAGACCCAAAATTTAGAGATGTTCCTGAAGAGATATTGAAAGATTCTAGATATATGCCTCATTTTAAG AACTGTATTGGTGCAATAGACGGTGTACATGTAAATGCCGTAATTCCACCTGAAGATCAAGTACCATTTGTTGGTAGAAAAGGGGTACCAACTCAGAATGTTATGGCAATATGTAATTTTGATATGCAATTTATATATGCATATGCTGGGTGGGAAGGTTCTGCTCATGATACAAGAATTTTCTATTCAGCTTTACGTGATTCAACTTCAAATTTTCCAAAACCACCCCAAG gaaaatattatttagtgGATGCGGGATACCCACAAATTACAGGTTTTTTAGGACCATATAAAGGCCAAAGATACCATCTTCCACAATTTCAACGAGGTAGCAGACCTACTGGTTATAAAGAGGTATTCAACCAGGCACATTCTTCTCTTCGAAGTGTTATTGAAAGAACTTTTGGAGTATGGAAGAAAAGATGGAAAATATTAAGAGATATGCCTAGCTATCCATACCAAAAGCAAGTAAAAATAGTGATTGCATCAATGACCTTGCATAATTACATTCGAAGGCATGCACAACGTGATCGacattttgagaaaattagagacAATCCCAATTATTGTGCAA